Part of the Falco biarmicus isolate bFalBia1 chromosome 4, bFalBia1.pri, whole genome shotgun sequence genome, TCGCCATCCCCTGGTCTTCTGGCGCATTCCAGGCTGGTGGAGGCACAGGACGGGCGATTTTCCACAGCGCCGGTGGTGGACCTCAGCCTCTCGCCCCGCTCTGGTGGGGAGTCTCCGGCTGGCAGCGCCTCGCTCTCCCCCGAGCGCCAGGGCAGCGGGGACCTGCCAggtcccctcaccccccacGTAAGTAcggctgtgccccccaccctgtgaggtgtccccagcagtgggGACTGTGCCTGGGACAGCGCTCCTGACCTTGGCAGCGTGCCTGGTGCTGCCGGTGACGCAGCCCCCCTACCGCCGTGTGTACATACGCTTTGGGGCCAGTGTCCTGTCTGGCCCCCTCTGTGCCCCTCGACCCCAGTGGCATCCCCAGGGTGGTTCCTGAGGGGGAGCTATGGGTGGTTCTGGGGTCTCTATCCatcccccaccaccccctcccctccgTCTCTGTTCCAGGATTTCCAGTCCCTGCGCTACATCGATGGCCTCCCCAGCTCCTTCCAGttcttcctgcctctgcaggaGGGGCCCTGCATCTGCCCCCCACCGccttcctgccccccagcaAGGAGAAGCGCCTCCCCCCCGAGCTGCCTCTGCCCAAGCAGCTTGTCTGCCGCTGGTCCAAGGTCagcggggggggcagggggggctgtgTGGAAGTTTTGTGGCGCTGGGGATCATGATGGGGGGCTTGGAGACAGCACAGGGGCATTGCAagagttggggggggggaagtggggGGTCCCACACAGGGGCATTTTGGGGCTGGAGAAGGGATGCAGGGTTGGAAGGCCATGGCAgagctctggggctgggggggggtggaatGTGGGGGTGATGTGGAGCTGGGGATTTGATGTGGGGGTGGGGTCGTCCAGATGCTTtatggggctgggggtgggtaTAAAGGGCTGGCATGGGGGCACACAGGGGCATGTGGGGCTAGAAGGCCATGGCAGAGCTTtatggggctggtgggggggcTGTGTGAGGCTGGAGGGGACAAGCAGGGACAGtttggggctggagggggggcGATGGGAAGCTGGGGGCTGTGCAGAGATGCTGGGGGGTGacacggggctggggggcatCATTCAAAGGGCTGTTTCCATGTCCCCagatgctggtgctgctgcgCATGGGATAcggggtgggagctgggggggtgaGAGGCAGGGGCTGGCCCTGGTGGGTGTCCTGGCCCCCCCTGGTGCTCCCCCCACCAGGTCACCTCACCCCCGGCCTCCTGCCCACAGTGCAACCAGTTCTTTGATCTCCTGCAAGACCTGGTGGACCACGTCAACGACTTCCATGTCAAACCTGAGAAGGACGCGGGCTACTGCTGCCACTGGGAGGGCTGCGCCCGCCACGGCAGGGGCTTCAACGccaggtgggcagggggggctccgGGCACCGGGAGGGGGCTGCTCTGAATTACCATGGGGAGAcaggagcccagcactgggggcGGTGCAGAGGGGAGgtctccatccatccatccagccagccagccctctGGCTGCAAGGTCCTGGGGGCCTGGATGACCACGCTGgatgtccctgtcccccccctCATAGCCAGGGCATGGGGACAAGGAGATGTGCTAGGGCTCCAGGACTGATCCTCCCCTGGGATGTCCCCCCAACGCTGGCAGGTACAAGATGCTGATCCACATCCGGACACACACCAACGAGAAGCCACATCGCTGTCCCACCTGCAACAAGAGCTTCTCGCGCCTGGAGAACCTGAAAATCCACAACCGCTCTCACACAGGTCAGCGCAGGCCGCCATGCTTgtctgggggagcagggaggcttggggcggggggggggggggggggggggggggcacaggggacccagcagggctggctgtgccctccGGCAGACCTGGTGATGTGCTGTCCTGCAGGCGAGAAGCCCTACATCTGCCCCTACGAAGGCTGCAACAAGCGTTACTCCAACTCCAGTGACCGCTTCAAGCACACCCGCACCCACTACGTGGAGAAGCCCTACTCCTGCAAGATGCCGGGCTGCCACAAGCGCTACACCGACCCCAGCTCCCTCCGCAAGCATATCAAAGCCCACGGCCATTTTGTCTCCCCCGAGCACCCGGAGATGCTCAAGGTCCACCCGCCTCCCAAAACGCCCCTGGGCTCAGCAGAGGTGCCCTACGTTAACGGGGCGCAGCTCGTGATCCCCAACCCCGCCGCCCTCTTCGCTccgccggggctgccggcgTTGCCCATCCCTTTGGTGCCGGCACCGCTCGACCTCAGCGCCTtgggctgcggggctgcgggcgCCCTGCCCGCTCCACCGGGCCCCGTCCTGCCGCTCAACGGCGGCCCCTTGAACTTGGCCAAGAGCCCGCTGCTGCCCTCGCCCTtcgcagcagggctggggctgcccatcATGTCGCTGCTGGCCGGCGGGGCCAAGGCCGAGGGGGagaagggcagcggggctgagGGGCGGCCGCCCAAGGTGGGCAAGGGGCCGGAGAGTCGGAAGGAGAGGGGCGAAAGGACGGAGCTGGGGCGGCCGCGGGCCCCCCCCGAGAGCCTGGCGCTGCTGCCAGGGGCCGTGCTCGACCTCTCGGCTGGAGTCGGTGCGGGGGGAAGCCCCGAGGCGCTGCCCCCCGGCTGGGTGCTCATCCCCCCCGGCTCCCTGCTGCTCAAACCCGCCGCCGTGAATTGAGGGGTCCGACGATGCCCACGGCCAGCCACTGGCCGGCGGGCAGATCCCGCTCCCTAGGgatgggggggggtgtctcaccccctcctcccctccacagccccccccagccccggtgggGCCTCGTTCGTGCTTTTAACCATCACGAAAGAAGAACAGACTCTTCTGAGAAAAGCAATAATCCCTCGGTGGCCGGAGCCAGCTGCAACCCCGTGCCAGGGGTGGccctggggcaggtgggggggtACAAGGCGGGGgttccccctgcacccccctggCCTGGGCAGCTGGATACGCCGCTATTTATTTCTTGAccagccccctgctctgccagggtCCCGCTTGGGTTCATCTGCTGCCACTGACTTGGCGTCTCCCTGCCCGAGGCCTTGGCACCGCCAGTGGCGGTTTAGGGGGGCCACAGCCCCCGGCCTCCCACCACGCGGACAGAGGGGTGACAGCTCGGGGACCAACCGCTCCCACAGCCCTgagctgtgcctggctgtgccaTCCAATCCTGCCTGGCTGGCACAGCCACAGGCAGCGCCGTGGCCACTGCACCTCTGCGCCAggcccagctggctgggcacATGCCGGCCCGGTGCCCAACTGCATCCCTCCCGCTCTGCGGCCACCCTCATCCCCTGCCGCCTCCCCGGCCCTCCCCGTGACAAGGCACACGGCCGCGTGTGCTGCTCGCCGTGCCGGCTCCGCGCCGGGGCAGAGCCACCCTGTTTAGCTACGTTCATACCTAACCACGTACCGCGAGCGCATGCGGGCagcgggcagcgcgggcaggacTCCAGGCACCAGCGGAGCTGCTGCCGGTGGCGCGTTGGCACCAGCTGGCAGGGCACCTGCTCCTCCGGACATGCCGAAGGGATGTTTCCAGGTGAGCCCCCCCCAGGCCACAGGGCAGCGTTGGGGcaggcaggatgctgctgccatgCCAGGAGTGGGCAGCATGCTCAGCACCTCTCCCAGCACGTGCAGGGGGGGTCCCCATGTACCTCCTGCTGCCGAGCAGGACCCCCAGCCCATGGCTTTCTCCAAACCAGGGCAGTGGGGCCCTCCCCGGTCCTTCTCCCTCCCCGCTGGAAGGAGCCCCCAGCTGCGTGTGCCCTGCGGGGAGCAGGtctccctgccctcaccctccTCGGGCTGGGGCGCAGCGGCTGCCCGGCGCTGCCACAGCCCCGGCATGGCCGCGGGTCATCGACCAGGCCGCCCCGGCCAGTGTACGTCTCCTCGCTcctttgttggtttgttgttgcaCATTCCAGGACATCAGTATTTTAACGGTCGGGTGGCCGCAGAGCGGGAGGGGATGCAGTTGGGCACCGGGCCGGCATGTGACCAGCCAGCTGGGCCTGGCGCCAGAGGTGCAGTGGCCACGGCGCTGCCTGTGGCTGTGCCAGCCAGGCAGGATTGGAtggcacagccaggcacagctcAGGGTGGGCTGTGGGAGCGGTTGGTCCCCCGAGCTTGTCACCCCTCTGTCCGCGTGGTGGGAGGCCGGGGGCTGTAGATGATGGGTGCGACCTCGGGGGCATGGCCAGCTCTACCGAACGTCATGGTGGGTCCCCCGCCCTCCAGTCACGCAGTCCTCAGTGCCAGTGAAAGCCCTGCCAGGGGTCTGCAGGGCAAACCGCGGGTGTGGGGCAGCCGCAGTGTCCCCCTACAGCCCCTCAGCCCGACCCAGCAGCTGTCCCGGCTGCCTGCCGTGGTGGGAGATAGGGTAACAGCACTCCCGTGGTACAGAGCCAGAGGCCAAGA contains:
- the GLIS2 gene encoding LOW QUALITY PROTEIN: zinc finger protein GLIS2 (The sequence of the model RefSeq protein was modified relative to this genomic sequence to represent the inferred CDS: inserted 1 base in 1 codon) produces the protein MWRSGPAARQRGGPLRQAPLPAPAPRPPPALSPRRSARPGTMHSLEEPLDLKLSISKLRAAREKRGPPGLRPRAPQRPDTPPAGDGRGGSRGGRRAMPASPSPGLLAHSRLVEAQDGRFSTAPVVDLSLSPRSGGESPAGSASLSPERQGSGDLPGPLTPHDFQSLRYIDGLPSSFQFFLPLXGGALHLPPTAFLPPSKEKRLPPELPLPKQLVCRWSKCNQFFDLLQDLVDHVNDFHVKPEKDAGYCCHWEGCARHGRGFNARYKMLIHIRTHTNEKPHRCPTCNKSFSRLENLKIHNRSHTGEKPYICPYEGCNKRYSNSSDRFKHTRTHYVEKPYSCKMPGCHKRYTDPSSLRKHIKAHGHFVSPEHPEMLKVHPPPKTPLGSAEVPYVNGAQLVIPNPAALFAPPGLPALPIPLVPAPLDLSALGCGAAGALPAPPGPVLPLNGGPLNLAKSPLLPSPFAAGLGLPIMSLLAGGAKAEGEKGSGAEGRPPKVGKGPESRKERGERTELGRPRAPPESLALLPGAVLDLSAGVGAGGSPEALPPGWVLIPPGSLLLKPAAVN